From Pseudarthrobacter equi, a single genomic window includes:
- a CDS encoding GNAT family N-acetyltransferase codes for MFPTPEPPRSPGVTLVDVDELVLEQLLSLAHRDASPDEVAPPMGGPGWNPERTAWFRNYHREAAAGLDGAAGEKSWAVFSAGHAAGFVRLKRIAPAEVPTAETGIWLGRSYRSRGIGTAALTLVLDHARSAGLSRVTARTLAGNRAAQQLLASAGCRLTPDDDGTVLAVVDL; via the coding sequence ATGTTCCCAACGCCTGAACCGCCACGCTCCCCCGGCGTGACGCTGGTGGACGTCGATGAACTGGTGCTGGAACAGCTGCTGTCCCTCGCCCACCGGGACGCGTCCCCGGACGAGGTGGCTCCCCCGATGGGCGGGCCCGGCTGGAACCCGGAACGCACGGCATGGTTCCGCAACTACCACCGCGAGGCCGCGGCCGGACTGGACGGAGCGGCCGGGGAAAAGAGCTGGGCGGTCTTCAGCGCCGGCCACGCCGCAGGGTTCGTGCGCCTCAAACGGATCGCACCGGCGGAGGTCCCTACGGCAGAAACGGGCATCTGGCTGGGACGGAGCTACCGGTCCCGGGGCATCGGCACCGCCGCCCTGACGCTCGTCCTCGACCACGCCCGCAGTGCGGGACTCTCCCGGGTCACCGCCCGGACGCTGGCCGGAAACCGGGCCGCCCAGCAGCTGCTGGCCTCAGCCGGCTGCCGCCTCACGCCCGACGACGACGGAACGGTCCTCGCCGTCGTCGACCTCTAA
- the rpsA gene encoding 30S ribosomal protein S1 has product MTITSTEKPGTPVVAINDIGTAEDFLAAVDATIKYFNDGDLVEGTVVKVDRDEVLLDIGYKTEGVIPSRELSIKHDVDPGDVVSVGDQVEALVLTKEDKEGRLILSKKRAQYERAWGDIEKVKEEDGVVTGTVIEVVKGGLILDIGLRGFLPASLVEMRRVRDLAPYIGQQIEAKIIELDKNRNNVVLSRRAWLEQTQSEVRSTFLNKLEKGQVRPGVVSSIVNFGAFVDLGGVDGLVHVSELSWKHIDHPSEVVEVGQEVTVEVLEVDLDRERVSLSLKATQEDPWQTFARTHALGQVVPGKVTKLVPFGAFVRVEDGIEGLVHISELAVRHVELAEQVVSVGDELFVKVIDIDLERRRISLSLKQANEGVDADSTEFDPALYGMAAEYDEEGNYKYPEGFDPESNEWLEGYENQRAAWEQQYADAQTRWEAHKKQVTQHAADDAAAATSGDSDSGTTSYSSEPAATDSGAGTLASDEALAALREKLTGN; this is encoded by the coding sequence ATGACCATCACCTCCACCGAGAAGCCCGGTACCCCCGTAGTCGCCATTAACGACATCGGTACCGCTGAGGACTTCCTCGCAGCAGTCGACGCGACCATCAAGTACTTCAACGACGGAGACCTCGTCGAAGGTACCGTCGTCAAGGTCGACCGCGATGAAGTCCTGCTCGACATCGGTTACAAGACCGAAGGTGTCATCCCCTCCCGCGAGCTGTCCATCAAGCACGACGTTGATCCCGGAGACGTCGTCTCCGTTGGCGATCAGGTCGAAGCCCTGGTGCTCACCAAGGAAGACAAAGAAGGCCGTCTGATCCTCTCCAAGAAGCGTGCTCAGTACGAGCGTGCCTGGGGCGACATCGAGAAGGTCAAGGAAGAAGACGGTGTCGTTACCGGTACCGTCATCGAGGTTGTCAAGGGTGGTCTTATCCTCGACATCGGCCTGCGCGGCTTCCTGCCCGCATCCCTCGTCGAGATGCGCCGTGTGCGCGACCTTGCTCCGTACATCGGTCAGCAGATCGAAGCCAAGATCATCGAGCTGGACAAGAACCGCAACAACGTTGTGCTGTCCCGCCGTGCATGGCTCGAGCAGACCCAGTCCGAGGTCCGCTCCACGTTCCTCAACAAGCTGGAAAAGGGCCAGGTCCGTCCCGGCGTCGTTTCCTCCATCGTCAACTTCGGTGCATTCGTGGACCTGGGCGGCGTAGACGGCCTCGTTCACGTTTCCGAGCTGTCCTGGAAGCACATCGACCACCCGTCCGAGGTTGTCGAAGTTGGCCAGGAAGTCACCGTCGAGGTCCTCGAGGTCGACCTGGACCGCGAGCGCGTTTCCCTGTCGCTCAAGGCTACGCAGGAAGATCCGTGGCAGACCTTCGCCCGCACCCACGCCCTCGGCCAGGTTGTTCCGGGTAAGGTCACCAAGCTGGTTCCGTTCGGTGCGTTCGTTCGCGTCGAAGACGGCATCGAAGGCCTCGTGCACATCTCCGAACTGGCTGTCCGCCACGTGGAGCTGGCCGAGCAGGTTGTCTCCGTTGGCGACGAACTGTTCGTCAAGGTCATCGACATCGACCTGGAACGCCGCCGCATCTCGCTGTCCCTCAAGCAGGCCAACGAGGGCGTCGACGCCGACAGCACCGAATTCGATCCCGCTCTGTACGGCATGGCCGCAGAGTACGACGAAGAGGGCAACTACAAGTACCCCGAGGGCTTCGATCCGGAGTCCAACGAGTGGCTTGAAGGCTACGAGAACCAGCGCGCCGCCTGGGAGCAGCAGTACGCTGACGCCCAGACCCGTTGGGAAGCCCACAAGAAGCAGGTTACCCAGCACGCCGCCGACGACGCTGCAGCAGCAACGTCCGGTGACAGCGACTCGGGTACCACCAGCTACTCCTCGGAGCCCGCTGCCACCGATTCCGGTGCCGGCACCCTGGCTTCGGACGAGGCACTTGCTGCCCTGCGTGAGAAGCTGACCGGCAACTAA
- a CDS encoding GNAT family N-acetyltransferase, producing MSGNYDIRRFPAVSKGKDGYAEAETWAQAVGFGFHESTRTPEHRERSLATYEVDGRIFTGAYQTGTVAPSSLPADVPVATFGTFRKTLNIGFGRMLEAQLVTAVTVRTSHRRRGLLRRMMTEDLQGAKDDGIAVAALTASEGSIYGRFGYGVASLERSIKVDTTARFKLAHQATGTIDVADPRVLLDVAPAVFDRVHRNTPGSIGRQDWYRQLASGSLGRDGKEDPAIKVALHYAADGGVDGYVSYKFLGWETEPYTVEVVDLVAATDHAYLELWEYLAAIDLVERVSWNEAPVDDPLAWALVDPRCIDASDSRDMLWLRLLDVPAALAARHYPADGRLVLAVGDTLGLTGGTFALDVDGGQAAVERVPDETSADLELDVSALSSIYLGGVCPVTLKAAGKIREATQGSALKAKQMFAVERATHCLTHF from the coding sequence TTGAGCGGAAACTATGACATCCGGCGCTTCCCTGCGGTATCCAAGGGCAAGGACGGGTACGCCGAAGCCGAAACCTGGGCGCAGGCCGTAGGGTTCGGCTTCCATGAATCCACCCGGACTCCCGAGCACCGCGAACGCTCACTCGCCACCTACGAAGTGGACGGCCGCATCTTCACCGGCGCCTACCAGACCGGCACCGTGGCACCGTCGTCGCTGCCGGCAGATGTTCCGGTGGCCACGTTCGGAACGTTCCGGAAAACGCTGAACATCGGCTTCGGCCGCATGCTCGAAGCCCAGCTGGTCACAGCCGTGACCGTCCGCACGTCGCACCGCCGGCGCGGCCTGCTGCGCCGCATGATGACCGAAGACCTGCAGGGTGCCAAGGACGACGGCATAGCTGTCGCCGCACTGACCGCCTCCGAAGGATCCATATACGGGCGGTTCGGCTACGGCGTGGCCAGCCTCGAGCGCTCCATCAAGGTGGACACCACGGCGCGGTTCAAGCTCGCACACCAGGCCACCGGAACCATAGACGTCGCCGACCCCAGGGTGCTGCTGGACGTGGCGCCCGCCGTCTTCGACCGCGTCCACCGCAACACCCCGGGGTCCATCGGGCGGCAGGACTGGTACCGGCAGCTGGCCTCCGGCTCCCTGGGCCGCGACGGCAAGGAAGACCCGGCCATCAAGGTGGCACTCCACTATGCCGCCGACGGCGGCGTGGACGGCTACGTCTCCTACAAGTTCCTCGGCTGGGAAACCGAGCCCTACACCGTGGAGGTGGTGGACCTGGTGGCCGCCACGGACCACGCCTACCTTGAGCTGTGGGAGTACCTTGCGGCCATCGACCTCGTGGAGCGGGTCTCCTGGAATGAGGCGCCGGTGGATGATCCGCTGGCCTGGGCGCTGGTGGACCCGCGCTGCATCGACGCCTCGGACAGCCGCGACATGCTGTGGCTGCGGCTCCTCGACGTGCCTGCGGCGCTGGCCGCCAGGCACTACCCGGCAGACGGCCGGCTGGTGCTCGCCGTCGGGGACACCCTCGGCCTCACCGGCGGAACCTTCGCCCTTGATGTCGACGGCGGCCAGGCCGCCGTCGAACGCGTCCCCGACGAAACGTCCGCCGACCTCGAACTGGACGTCTCCGCGTTGTCCTCGATCTACCTGGGCGGTGTGTGCCCGGTGACGCTGAAGGCGGCCGGGAAAATCCGGGAGGCCACACAAGGGTCCGCACTCAAGGCCAAGCAGATGTTCGCCGTTGAGCGGGCAACACACTGCCTCACCCACTTCTGA
- a CDS encoding transcriptional regulator: MDSGGFNEVIHAPTRLRICALLAEAGEIDFGVIREALALSDSVLSKHLKVLEQASYVQLRKGAVNTRTRTWVRLTAAGAHAFRAHVDELRRIAASADHLPA; encoded by the coding sequence GTGGACTCCGGCGGCTTCAACGAAGTGATCCATGCGCCCACGCGATTGCGTATCTGCGCACTGCTGGCCGAAGCGGGGGAGATTGACTTTGGAGTCATCCGCGAGGCGCTTGCGCTCAGCGACTCTGTCCTCAGCAAGCACCTTAAGGTACTGGAACAGGCGTCCTATGTTCAGCTCCGCAAGGGTGCGGTCAACACGCGCACCCGCACCTGGGTCCGCCTCACCGCAGCCGGAGCACATGCGTTCCGCGCCCACGTTGACGAACTGCGGAGAATCGCAGCCAGCGCCGACCACCTGCCAGCCTGA
- a CDS encoding ABC transporter ATP-binding protein, translating to MTAGGAATEPLVHIKDFRMDFGDATVIRDLSFDVRAGETFGFLGSNGSGKTTTLRALLGIYQPTAGTLHIGGKPFEPSDGARLGYLPEERGLYKKEPVLDVMVYFGRLKGLGKAQAKAWSLDYLERVQLADKAAANLDKLSGGQQQKIQLGVTIMNAPELLILDEPTKGFDPVNRRLLMDIIEEQKLAGATVIMVTHQMEEVERLCDRVILLKDGTSRAYGTVEEVQEQFGGTVYRVDYDGVLPHSTLYDIALDSGGYAELAPRPGSGQAAVLRELVTAGVSVSSFTTARVSLDEIFIRVYGEQDQPVEARP from the coding sequence ATGACTGCAGGGGGTGCGGCCACGGAGCCGCTGGTCCACATCAAGGATTTCCGGATGGATTTCGGTGACGCCACCGTCATCAGGGACCTGTCCTTCGATGTGCGTGCCGGGGAAACGTTCGGTTTCCTGGGGAGCAACGGGTCAGGAAAGACCACCACCCTGCGGGCCCTGCTGGGGATCTACCAGCCCACCGCGGGGACGCTCCACATCGGCGGGAAACCCTTTGAACCCAGCGACGGCGCCCGGCTGGGCTACCTGCCGGAGGAACGCGGCCTGTATAAAAAGGAACCGGTTTTGGACGTCATGGTCTATTTCGGCCGGCTCAAGGGCCTGGGCAAGGCACAGGCCAAAGCCTGGTCGCTCGACTACCTGGAGCGCGTTCAGCTGGCGGACAAAGCTGCCGCCAACCTGGACAAGCTCTCCGGTGGCCAGCAGCAGAAGATCCAACTCGGCGTCACCATCATGAACGCCCCCGAACTGCTGATCCTGGATGAACCCACGAAGGGCTTCGACCCCGTGAACCGCCGCCTGCTGATGGACATCATCGAAGAACAGAAGCTGGCCGGCGCCACGGTCATCATGGTCACCCACCAGATGGAAGAAGTGGAACGGCTCTGCGACCGCGTCATCCTCCTCAAGGACGGCACCTCCCGCGCCTACGGCACAGTGGAGGAGGTGCAGGAGCAGTTCGGCGGAACCGTCTACCGGGTGGACTACGACGGTGTCCTGCCCCACTCCACCCTGTACGACATCGCGCTCGACTCGGGCGGGTACGCCGAGCTGGCGCCGCGTCCGGGCTCAGGGCAGGCTGCCGTCCTGCGCGAGCTTGTCACCGCCGGAGTCAGCGTCAGCAGCTTCACCACAGCCCGCGTTTCCCTGGATGAAATCTTCATCAGGGTCTACGGCGAACAGGACCAACCCGTGGAGGCCCGGCCATGA
- a CDS encoding IMPACT family protein, which produces MVEAAEAGNSRATAYTTLSAGEDFRHELEIKRSRFITVLRRSGSEDEARSLVADLRREFHDARHHCSAFVIGPDRDIQRSSDDGEPSGTAGIPMLEALTKKETVPGATDLSDVSAVVVRYFGGILLGAGGLVRAYSESVSSALALVPLVRRSRLRICAIPVPHGVAGRLENDLRAGGFTMAGTSYGGSHTVLRIAVPDTGAEVSAAAERVLGLTAGSATLAPEGTEWIDVPNA; this is translated from the coding sequence GTGGTGGAAGCAGCGGAGGCCGGGAACAGCAGGGCCACGGCCTACACCACCTTGTCAGCCGGGGAGGACTTCCGGCACGAGCTGGAGATCAAGCGCTCACGGTTCATCACCGTGCTGCGCCGGTCCGGCAGCGAAGACGAAGCGCGATCACTGGTGGCAGACCTCCGCCGCGAGTTCCACGACGCCAGGCACCACTGTTCCGCGTTCGTCATCGGACCGGACCGCGACATCCAGCGCTCCAGCGACGACGGCGAACCCTCAGGAACCGCCGGCATCCCGATGCTGGAAGCCCTCACCAAGAAGGAAACCGTGCCCGGGGCCACGGATCTCAGCGACGTCAGCGCCGTCGTCGTCCGCTATTTCGGCGGCATCCTCCTGGGCGCCGGCGGCCTGGTGCGCGCCTACTCGGAATCTGTGTCCTCGGCGCTGGCCCTGGTGCCCCTGGTGCGGCGCAGCCGGCTGCGGATCTGCGCCATCCCCGTGCCGCACGGCGTTGCCGGACGGCTTGAGAACGATCTCCGTGCCGGCGGTTTTACCATGGCGGGCACCAGCTACGGGGGCAGCCATACAGTGCTCCGCATCGCCGTGCCGGACACCGGCGCTGAAGTCTCCGCTGCGGCCGAACGGGTGCTGGGCCTGACCGCCGGATCCGCCACGCTGGCCCCTGAAGGAACGGAGTGGATTGATGTTCCCAACGCCTGA
- a CDS encoding PaaI family thioesterase: MMDNFTPGPFAAELTAAGVPEHLHGWLGQFGIGALVVKMGIRFLEMSPERTVATMPVEGNTQVAGILHGGAHVVLAETLGSFSAAMHAGPHRHAVGIEVSATHHRSIAKGLVTGTCTAIHLGGTLATHEIVMTDEHGHRLSTARITNMLRDNARA, encoded by the coding sequence ATGATGGACAATTTCACGCCCGGCCCCTTTGCGGCCGAGCTGACCGCGGCTGGCGTCCCGGAGCACCTGCACGGCTGGTTGGGACAGTTCGGCATCGGCGCGCTGGTGGTGAAAATGGGGATCCGGTTCCTCGAAATGAGCCCGGAACGGACCGTTGCCACCATGCCGGTGGAAGGGAACACGCAGGTGGCGGGGATCCTGCACGGTGGCGCCCACGTGGTCCTCGCCGAAACCCTTGGCTCGTTCTCGGCAGCCATGCACGCCGGTCCGCACCGGCACGCCGTGGGAATCGAGGTAAGCGCCACCCACCACCGGTCCATCGCAAAAGGCCTGGTGACCGGGACCTGCACCGCCATTCACCTGGGCGGCACACTGGCCACACACGAAATCGTTATGACCGACGAACACGGCCACAGGCTCTCCACGGCCCGGATCACCAACATGCTCCGCGACAACGCCCGGGCGTAA
- a CDS encoding ABC transporter permease, which produces MSPAPTRSSSTPPIPARRPAVRWHNLGTVVGFEFFRTTKKPRFWIATLAIPVVTAIVFALIFVSNSSTSASADAQKNAALSFTYTDASGIIPEAAGRAAGGTRAADPEQALADVKAGTVDAYFAYPANPTAEPVQVYGTDRGVFANGTYEAVAKQLLMVAAQADIGSPQLTAAASGNVKVDTETYRDGQASGGFGAAVPPLMFLVLFYVMIILLSNQMLNSTLEEKENRVTEMILTTLNPTTLIIGKIISLLLVGLVQISVFLAPVIGGFAFFRDRLSLPDINLSDVVFEPGPLLVGALLLLGGFLLFTAVLGAIGAVMPNAKEAGVVFGPLMALIFVPFYAISLILSDPQSPIVQAFTYFPLSAPVTAMLRNGFGTLSPAESIIVIAELFIVGVLMLRLSVHLFRYGSIQYTGKLSLAKTLRRRRREAAGK; this is translated from the coding sequence ATGAGCCCTGCACCAACACGTTCATCGTCCACTCCGCCTATCCCGGCCCGGCGCCCGGCGGTGCGCTGGCACAACCTGGGCACCGTGGTGGGGTTTGAGTTCTTCCGCACCACCAAAAAGCCGCGGTTCTGGATCGCCACACTGGCCATCCCCGTGGTGACGGCTATCGTCTTCGCCCTGATCTTCGTCAGCAACAGCTCCACGAGCGCCTCCGCGGATGCCCAGAAGAATGCAGCACTGTCATTCACCTACACGGACGCGTCGGGGATCATTCCGGAGGCCGCCGGCCGGGCGGCCGGAGGGACCAGGGCGGCCGACCCGGAGCAGGCACTCGCCGACGTCAAGGCCGGCACTGTGGACGCCTACTTCGCCTATCCGGCCAACCCCACCGCCGAACCGGTGCAGGTGTACGGCACGGACCGCGGCGTCTTTGCCAACGGGACCTACGAGGCGGTGGCCAAGCAACTGCTCATGGTGGCGGCGCAGGCAGACATCGGCTCGCCGCAACTCACGGCGGCAGCCAGCGGGAACGTTAAAGTGGACACCGAGACTTACCGGGACGGGCAGGCATCCGGTGGCTTCGGCGCCGCCGTTCCGCCGCTGATGTTCCTGGTGCTTTTCTACGTGATGATCATCCTGCTCTCGAACCAGATGCTGAACAGCACGCTGGAGGAAAAGGAGAACAGGGTTACTGAAATGATCCTGACCACGCTGAACCCCACCACCCTGATCATCGGGAAGATCATCTCGCTCCTCCTGGTGGGCCTCGTCCAGATTTCGGTGTTCCTGGCACCGGTCATCGGCGGCTTTGCCTTCTTCAGGGACAGGCTGTCCCTGCCGGACATCAACCTTTCCGACGTGGTGTTCGAACCGGGGCCGCTGCTGGTGGGCGCCCTGCTGCTGCTGGGCGGCTTCCTGCTGTTCACCGCAGTCCTGGGTGCCATTGGCGCGGTGATGCCCAACGCCAAGGAAGCCGGCGTGGTCTTCGGCCCGCTGATGGCACTGATCTTCGTGCCGTTCTACGCCATCAGCCTCATCCTGAGTGATCCCCAGTCCCCCATCGTGCAGGCGTTTACCTACTTCCCGCTCTCGGCGCCCGTGACCGCCATGCTCCGGAACGGCTTCGGAACCCTGAGCCCCGCCGAGTCGATCATTGTGATCGCCGAACTGTTCATTGTCGGCGTCCTGATGCTGCGCCTGTCCGTGCATCTGTTCCGCTACGGCTCCATCCAGTACACCGGCAAACTTTCGCTGGCCAAGACGCTGCGCCGCCGTCGGCGCGAGGCCGCCGGCAAGTAG
- the polA gene encoding DNA polymerase I, which produces MAFRAFFALPADKFSTSNGQHTNAIHGFTSMLINLIKEQQPTHIAVAFDVSDESTHRKAEYSEYKGGRNETPREMSGQIDLIGQVMEAWGIKTIKMPGYEADDILATLAAMGEKAGHEVLLVSGDRDAFQLITDNVFVLYPKKGVSDIPRMDAAAIEAKYFVPPSRYSDLAALVGETADNLPGVPGVGPKTAAKWINLYGGLEGVLEHLDSIGGKVGDSLRENVDNVKRNRRLNQLHTDLELPVTLDDLYEPRPDQAALEDLFDELEFKTIRSRLFALYGNDDAPAAERESIEAPAYTVPATADELAAFLAGGDGQRSALAVDLVPGRIGEDAAGVAIVRAGGAVYLDLTALDADTENELAAWLRDPESPKVLHGFKAALKALTARGLELEGVVDDTSISGYLIQPDRRTYELAELAQHHLNVGMPAATAKAGQLELSFDGNDAAAAEALVQAAAVVSALSRFFETELKERRAEELLSTLELPVSRVLADMELAGIGIDLNRMDEQLADLARVIDQAQEQAFAAIGHEVNLGSPKQLQTVLFEELQLPKTKKIKSGYTTDAASLKNLLEKTGHEFLVQLMAHREAAKLRQMIESLKKSVAEDGRIHTTYAQNVAATGRISSNNPNLQNIPIRSEEGRRVRGIFVVSDGYECLLSADYSQIEMRIMAHLSGDAGLIQAYKDGEDLHRFVGSNIFHVPTDQVTSAMRSKVKAMSYGLAYGLTSFGLSKQLEISVDEARTLMKDYFDRFGAVRDYLRGVVDQARVDGYTSTIEGRRRYLPDLTSTDRQLRENAERIALNSPIQGSAADIIKRAMLGVHAELQAQGLKSRMLLQVHDELVLEVAPGERAAVETLVTEQMAAAADLSVPLEVQIGVGPSWYDAGH; this is translated from the coding sequence ATGGCGTTCCGCGCCTTCTTTGCCCTGCCTGCAGACAAGTTCTCCACGTCCAACGGGCAACACACCAACGCCATTCACGGCTTCACGTCCATGCTGATCAACCTCATCAAGGAACAGCAGCCCACCCACATTGCCGTGGCCTTCGACGTCTCTGACGAATCGACCCACCGCAAGGCCGAGTACAGCGAATACAAGGGCGGCAGGAACGAAACGCCGCGGGAGATGAGCGGCCAGATCGACCTCATCGGCCAGGTGATGGAAGCCTGGGGGATCAAGACCATCAAGATGCCCGGCTACGAAGCCGACGACATCCTGGCCACCCTCGCGGCGATGGGCGAGAAGGCCGGCCACGAGGTGCTGCTGGTGTCCGGTGACCGCGATGCGTTCCAGCTCATCACGGACAACGTCTTTGTCCTCTACCCGAAGAAGGGCGTGAGCGACATCCCGCGGATGGACGCCGCAGCCATCGAAGCGAAGTACTTCGTCCCGCCGTCCCGCTATTCGGACCTCGCCGCACTGGTGGGCGAGACCGCGGACAACCTTCCCGGCGTACCCGGCGTCGGTCCCAAGACCGCGGCCAAGTGGATCAACCTCTACGGCGGGCTCGAAGGGGTCCTGGAACACCTTGACTCCATAGGCGGGAAGGTGGGGGACTCCCTCCGCGAAAACGTGGACAACGTCAAGCGGAACCGGCGCCTCAACCAGCTGCACACAGACCTGGAACTGCCGGTCACCCTGGATGACCTGTATGAGCCCCGCCCTGACCAGGCGGCCCTGGAAGACCTCTTCGATGAGCTCGAATTCAAGACCATCCGCAGCCGGCTCTTCGCGCTCTACGGCAACGACGACGCCCCCGCCGCCGAACGCGAAAGCATTGAGGCGCCCGCCTACACCGTCCCGGCCACCGCGGACGAACTGGCCGCGTTCCTGGCCGGAGGGGACGGGCAGCGCTCAGCCCTCGCCGTCGACCTCGTCCCGGGACGCATCGGCGAAGACGCCGCCGGCGTGGCCATCGTCCGTGCGGGCGGCGCCGTCTACCTGGATCTCACCGCCCTTGATGCGGATACCGAGAATGAGCTGGCGGCCTGGCTCCGCGACCCCGAATCGCCCAAGGTCCTGCATGGGTTCAAGGCCGCGCTGAAGGCACTTACCGCCCGCGGACTGGAGCTCGAAGGCGTGGTGGACGATACGTCCATCTCGGGCTACCTCATCCAGCCGGACCGGCGCACCTACGAGCTCGCCGAGCTGGCCCAGCACCACCTCAATGTCGGGATGCCGGCCGCAACCGCCAAGGCAGGCCAGCTGGAGCTGTCCTTCGACGGCAACGACGCCGCCGCCGCAGAGGCACTTGTCCAGGCTGCCGCCGTCGTTTCCGCGCTGAGCCGGTTCTTCGAAACCGAGCTGAAGGAACGCCGGGCCGAAGAGCTCCTGTCCACGCTGGAGCTGCCGGTCAGCCGCGTCCTCGCGGACATGGAACTGGCCGGCATCGGGATCGACCTGAACCGCATGGACGAACAGCTCGCCGACCTCGCCAGGGTGATCGACCAGGCGCAGGAACAGGCCTTTGCGGCGATCGGCCATGAGGTCAACCTTGGCTCGCCCAAGCAGCTGCAGACGGTCTTGTTCGAGGAACTGCAGCTGCCCAAGACCAAGAAGATCAAGTCCGGCTACACCACCGATGCCGCATCGCTGAAGAACCTCCTGGAAAAGACCGGCCACGAATTCCTGGTCCAGCTCATGGCCCACCGCGAAGCCGCCAAGCTGCGCCAGATGATCGAGTCCCTGAAAAAGTCAGTGGCCGAAGACGGCCGCATCCACACCACCTATGCCCAGAACGTGGCAGCCACGGGCCGGATCTCGTCCAACAACCCCAACCTGCAGAACATCCCCATCCGCAGCGAGGAAGGCCGGCGCGTCCGCGGCATCTTCGTGGTCAGCGACGGATACGAGTGCCTGCTGTCCGCGGACTACTCGCAGATCGAAATGCGCATCATGGCCCACCTCTCCGGCGACGCGGGGCTGATCCAGGCGTACAAGGACGGCGAGGACCTGCACCGGTTCGTCGGCTCGAACATCTTCCACGTGCCCACGGACCAGGTCACCAGCGCCATGCGCTCCAAGGTCAAGGCCATGTCCTACGGCCTGGCGTACGGCCTGACGTCCTTCGGTCTGTCCAAGCAGCTTGAGATTTCCGTGGACGAGGCCCGTACCCTCATGAAGGACTACTTCGACCGGTTCGGTGCCGTCCGTGACTACCTGCGGGGAGTGGTGGACCAGGCCAGGGTGGACGGTTACACCTCCACCATCGAAGGGCGCCGCCGCTATCTGCCGGACCTCACCAGCACGGACCGCCAGCTCCGCGAGAACGCCGAACGGATTGCGCTCAACAGCCCCATCCAGGGCTCTGCCGCGGACATCATCAAGCGGGCCATGCTCGGGGTGCATGCCGAGCTGCAGGCCCAGGGGCTGAAGTCCCGGATGCTGCTGCAGGTCCACGATGAACTCGTCCTCGAGGTGGCGCCCGGAGAACGTGCGGCGGTGGAGACTCTGGTCACCGAGCAGATGGCCGCCGCCGCGGACCTCAGCGTGCCGCTGGAAGTCCAGATCGGCGTCGGGCCCTCCTGGTACGACGCCGGCCACTAG